In the genome of Leishmania braziliensis MHOM/BR/75/M2904 contig, possible fusion of chromosomes 20 and 34, one region contains:
- a CDS encoding putative ATP-dependent DNA helicase, giving the protein MAEGPIRTAEARDLTRVERVGTHSHIRGLGLDDTLEARVSSQGMVGQMEARRAAGVVVQMVKKGKIAGRCVLLAGGPGSGKTAIAMAMAQSLGPETPFTMIAGSEIFSLEMSKTEALTQAFRRSIGVHIKEETEMIEGEVVEVTIDRPSTNPAEAHQRTGQLVLKTSDMESTFDLGQKMIESLQKERVQVGDVITIDKATGRINKLGRSFVHSKDFDAMSANTRFVQTPEGELSKRKEVVHTVTLHEVDVINSRQQGFLALFAGDTGEIKPEVREQIDQRVAEWREEGKGEIVPGVLFIDEVHMLDIECFSWLNRALESPLAPVVIVASNRGISRIRGTQYKSPHGIPIDLLDRMMIITTNPYSQEELAKIINIRCEEEDVELTEDAFALLTTLGQKTSLRYVLQLITTANMVAQKRKSSTVSVNDIKKVYLLFIDLRRSVELLQDHEKDFLFGEEDAHVENSTRPRVGDDEEDRGTEERVR; this is encoded by the coding sequence ATGGCGGAGGGCCCCATTCGCACTGCGGAGGCTCGCGACCTCACCCGAGTGGAGCGTGTTGGCACACACTCCCACATTCGCGGCCTCGGCCTCGATGACACGCTCGAGGCACGCGTTTCAAGTCAGGGTATGGTGGGTCAGATGGAGGCCCGGCGCGCGGCTGGCGTGGTTGTGCAGATGgtgaagaagggaaagatCGCCGGTCGATGTGTGTTGCTGGCTGGCGGGCCGGGGTCTGGCAAGACGGCCATTGCGATGGCCATGGCGCAGTCTCTTGGCCCCGAGACGCCTTTCACCATGATCGCTGGTAGCGAGATCTTTTCTCTGGAGATGTCCAAGACAGAAGCACTGACGCAGGCGTTCCGTCGCAGCATCGGCGTGCACATCAAGGAAGAGACGGAGATGATCGAGGGAGAGGTAGTGGAGGTGACCATTGATCGCCCCTCCACGAATCCCGCCGAGGCCCACCAGCGCACCGGCCAGCTGGTGCTTAAGACGTCCGACATGGAGTCTACCTTTGACCTGGGGCAGAAGATGATTGAGAGCTTGCAGAAGGAGAGGGTCCAAGTGGGCGATGTCATCACGATCGACAAGGCCACCGGTCGCATCAACAAGCTAGGCCGCAGTTTTGTGCATAGCAAGGATTTTGATGCCATGTCCGCGAACACGCGCTTCGTGCAGACACCGGAGGGGGAGTTGTCAAAGCgcaaggaggtggtgcacaCCGTGACGTTGCACGAGGTGGACGTGATCAACTCTCGCCAGCAGGGattcctcgctctctttgccGGTGACACCGGTGAGATCAAGCCCGAGGTGCGCGAGCAGATTGATCAGCGTGTCGCTGAGTGGCGGGAGGAGGGTAAGGGTGAGATTGTTCCCGGTGTGCTCTTCATCGACGAGGTGCACATGCTCGATATCGAGTGCTTCTCGTGGTTGAACCGTGCCCTGGAAAGCCCGTTGGCGCCGGTGGTGATCGTCGCGTCGAATCGTGGCATTTCGCGGATCCGTGGTACCCAGTACAAGTCGCCGCACGGCATCCCGATTGATCTGCTGGATCGCATGATGATTATCACGACAAACCCCTATTCGCAGGAGGAGCTCGCTAAGATTATTAACATTCggtgcgaggaggaggatgtggAGCTGACAGAGGACGCCTTTGCTCTTCTGACGACTCTCGGCCAGAAGACGTCGCTGCGCtacgtgctgcagctcatcACGACAGCGAACATGGTCGCGCAGAAGCGCAAGTCGTCGACAGTCTCGGTGAATGACATTAAGAAGGTATACCTTCTCTTCATCGACCTCCGCCGCAgtgtggagctgctgcaggatcACGAGAAGGACTTTCTTTTtggcgaggaggatgcgCACGTGGAAAACTCGACTCGTCCGCGCGTAggggacgacgaggaggaccgCGGCACCGAGGAGAGAGTGCGGTaa
- a CDS encoding putative RNA helicase, which yields MVWRRPVAAIGASRPLVSPACLRFISGALPSPSTSARQHQLHIACDAIYRSGTAREALRQAIHEPSHENALRLLEEFEKDPGVWRDEAWATAFQNASSHLSRQMDLLLVRFAQWHTVRKAPTKVAMHAPWDWYPQARLMRRRFIFHYGPTNSGKTHAALEALVRARSGVYCAPLKALATQVWYRVKERVPCDLLIGDERVFDGAAEHVSCTVEMAPVDVQVDVGVVDEIQMMADRDRGWAWTRALLGLPAREIHLCGEARALPLIQKLLYATHERKSLLLVEHKRLVPLAVFPSLCSRLQPETVENGDCFVCFSKKEVLDLRDKLNRLPGVTSSAIYGVMPFQVREAEAARFNHGVAEYISASSTCVANARDNAASPTTTSPRSSQSRVSSPEAAMPTKHVLVSTDAIAFGLNMNIERIVFTTLRKFDGNGMIELPDATVQQIAGRSGRFGLTRQHAVGRCTVLHERDMTKFSAAMSAQLAPLGKAGLLPTGDVLQLFVELDAAKARKASKATLDSNGGSFFELMSRFAASCTASEHFFPCDIHRSLLRLAELLEPVRDLSLADRILFCYLPLSDTSAASLQLIVAYATDHAAGKPVTLRFDVWCAELMKQVERGDPCEEGETPQHRRLQQRSARELATELERCFRRAEMYCWLSWRFGKTFVERERGLELKASIAAALARLNGSA from the coding sequence ATGGTTTGGCGACGGCCAGTTGCCGCTATTGGCGCCTCGCGGCCACTCGTGTCGCCTGCGTGTCTTCGTTTTATTAGTGGGGCTCTTCCATCGCCTTCGACGTCTGCGCGGCAGCATCAACTGCACATTGCCTGCGATGCCATCTACCGTAGCGGCACAGCGCGGGAGGCTCTACGTCAGGCGATACACGAGCCGTCGCACGAAAACGCCCTCCGCTTGCTTGAAGAGTTCGAAAAGGATCCCGGCGTCTGGCGCGACGAGGCGTGGGCCACCGCCTTCCAAAACGCCTCTTCACACCTGTCAAGGCAGATGGACCTTTTGCTTGTCCGCTTCGCGCAGTGGCATACGGTGCGCAAGGCGCCAACCAAGGTTGCAATGCACGCTCCATGGGACTGGTACCCACAGGCGCGTCTcatgcgccgccgctttATCTTCCACTACGGCCCCACTAACAGCGGCAAGACGCACGCTGCGCTAGAGGCGTTGGTACGGGCACGCAGCGGCGTCTACTGCGCTCCTCTCAAGGCGCTGGCGACGCAGGTATGGTACCGCGTAAAGGAACGCGTGCCGTGCGACCTGCTCATTGGTGACGAGCGCGTCTTTGACGGAGCCGCGGAGCACGTTTCATGCACGGTAGAGATGGCGCCGGTGGACGTGCAGGTGGACGTTGGAGTCGTGGACGAGATTCAGATGATGGCGGATCGCGACCGCGGCTGGGCATGGACACGCGCACTTCTTGGCCTGCCCGCGCGCGAGATTCACCTATGCGGAGAGGCTCGGGCATTGCCGCTCATTCAGAAGCTGCTCTACGCAACCCACGAGCGGAAGAGCTTGTTACTAGTGGAGCACAAACGTCTTGTGCCGCTGGCGGTGTTCCCGAGTCTTTGCTCTAGGCTGCAGCCGGAAACGGTGGAGAACGGCGACTGCTTCGTCTGCTTCTCCAAGAAGGAAGTGCTCGACCTGCGGGACAAGCTAAATCGTCTTCCTGGCGTGACGAGCTCCGCTATCTACGGCGTCATGCCATTCCAAGTGCGAGAGGCTGAGGCTGCACGCTTCAATCATGGCGTCGCCGAGTACAtaagcgcctcctccacctgcgtCGCCAACGCGAGAGACAACGCAGCAAGCCCCACTACCACGTCGCCGCGAAGCTCTCAATCTCGTGTGTCATCGCCGGAAGCGGCGATGCCCACAAAACACGTTCTTGTTTCCACCGACGCCATCGCCTTTGGTCTTAACATGAACATCGAACGCATCGTTTTCACCACACTGCGCAAGTTCGACGGCAACGGCATGATCGAACTGCCTGACGCGACTGTTCAGCAAATTGCAGGGCGCTCCGGTCGTTTTGGCCTCACTCGGCAGCATGCCGTGGGCCGCTGCACCGTACTGCACGAGCGCGACATGACAAAGTTTAGCGCCGCTATGTCTGCACAGCTGGCGCCGCTCGGAAAGGCGGGGTTGTTACCCACAGGTGACGTTCTTCAGCTCTTTGTCGAGCTGGATGCTGCCAAGGCGCGTAAGGCGAGTAAGGCAACTCTAGATTCAAATGGCGGATCGTTTTTCGAGCTCATGTCGAGGTTCGCTGCCTCGTGCACGGCGTCGGAGCACTTTTTTCCCTGTGACATTCATCGCTCTCTGCTGCGGCTGGCCGAGCTTCTCGAGCCGGTGCGCGATCTTTCCTTGGCAGATCGCATTCTGTTCTGTTATCTTCCGCTGAGCGATACCagcgcggcgtcgctgcagctgattGTGGCCTACGCCACCGACCACGCAGCGGGGAAACCAGTGACATTGCGGTTCGACGTTTGGTGCGCGGAGCTTATGAAGCAGGTTGAGCGAGGGGATCCgtgtgaggagggagagacaccGCAGCACCGG